DNA from Elusimicrobiota bacterium:
TTCATCCTCGCCTGCGTCATCGCGGCGCTGCCTACCCTTCTCTTTTTCTCTGTGGGGATCGTGGCCTGGGGGCGCTACGTCATCAAGAACGCCGAGGTATACATTGAGTGGGAAGGCACTGCTAAGGAGCAAGAGGCATCCACACAAGAAAAGGCACGAGCGGAGTGGGAAGCAAAGCCAGCCAAGGAAAAGGCCTACCACGGTCTTTGGATGGGCTATTCTGCCGGTCTGCTCGCCGGTCGCGGCCATAACTATGGCATCAGCGATACCACACTCGGTGCGATGCTCGATCCGGAAGATACCTACAAGAACATCATTGTCTTTGGCTCGATCGGTTCCGGCAAGACGACGCGGGCAATCAACCCACTCTTGAAGCAAGTGCTGTCCATGGATACGGGCGCCCTGATCTTCGACATCAAGACCGACTATGTGGAAGAGGTGCAAGCGCTGTGCAGGATGACCGATCGAACCTACAAGGTAATCGGTGACGGTGGCGTTGCACTCAATCTCATCGGCGGATGCTCGCCGGACTTGGCGGCAAGCTTCCTTGAGAGCTGTTTCTCGGCCAAGGGCCAGGGATCGGGGGATTCGTCCTCGTTCTTCGTCCAGAGCGCCGTTGAACTATGCCGTAATTGCCTCCTGCTCATGGACTTGGTAGGTGCGGAATACACCATTCGCAACCTAAACAAGGTGATCTTCAACGACGAAGATCGCGACGCGCTGATGGAGCAATTGAGCGCTAAATTTTCGGCAAACGAATTTGACGAAGAGCAGGAAATCGCCGCAGAAATGGTTGTCCAGTTCTTTAAAAGGAACTGGGCCGACCATGACGAAAAGGTTGCCAAGAGCATCCGCAGCACCGTCAGCTCGGTGCTCTCCCCGCTCCAGTCGCCTGGCATGGTTCGGGCCTTCTCCCCGACCGGTGGCAAGGAAGAAGCGGATCTCCCGTCCATGATCAACGACGGCGAGATCTTCCTGGTCAACATTCCGCGCACGAAGTATGGCGATGGTGGCTCCCGCTACGCTTACATGCTGCTGAAGCTGGGCTTCATGAACATGATGCGGGCGCGTACCAGCCGGAAGGATTGGAATCAGACCCGCCCGGTGGCTTTCGTGTGCGATGAGTACCAGGCGATCATCGACCCGATCTCGGACGTGGACTTCTGGGACAAATCCCGCTCGACCAAGACGATCGGCATGGTCAGCATGCAGGGTGTTTCAAGCATGGTCCAGGCGCTTGGCAAGGACACCACCGCAAACGCCATCCTCCAGAACTTCCGCCAGAAGCTGATCTTCCGCACAGAAGACCAGGCCACCTACGGCATGATCCAGAGCGTGCTCGGCCAGATCGA
Protein-coding regions in this window:
- a CDS encoding type IV secretion system DNA-binding domain-containing protein, coding for MTTILKVSPGDPRKKAQERVVFLAVLLGAWLGFLRFILTHRNDPYHLGIGTGEFILACVIAALPTLLFFSVGIVAWGRYVIKNAEVYIEWEGTAKEQEASTQEKARAEWEAKPAKEKAYHGLWMGYSAGLLAGRGHNYGISDTTLGAMLDPEDTYKNIIVFGSIGSGKTTRAINPLLKQVLSMDTGALIFDIKTDYVEEVQALCRMTDRTYKVIGDGGVALNLIGGCSPDLAASFLESCFSAKGQGSGDSSSFFVQSAVELCRNCLLLMDLVGAEYTIRNLNKVIFNDEDRDALMEQLSAKFSANEFDEEQEIAAEMVVQFFKRNWADHDEKVAKSIRSTVSSVLSPLQSPGMVRAFSPTGGKEEADLPSMINDGEIFLVNIPRTKYGDGGSRYAYMLLKLGFMNMMRARTSRKDWNQTRPVAFVCDEYQAIIDPISDVDFWDKSRSTKTIGMVSMQGVSSMVQALGKDTTANAILQNFRQKLIFRTEDQATYGMIQSVLGQIDVLNVNRSSGHSDGVGTSTSYNSPRNNSTNQGWNENTSENWTRQELFGANDMRNLTTDQVLFIGNCGGTALDEVLNVQPLYVKQ